One Pararhizobium sp. IMCC3301 DNA segment encodes these proteins:
- a CDS encoding HAD family phosphatase, translating into MSIKAVFWDIDGTLVDSEPLHLQALLAVCKRFNVDISDLPDETFIGVDIIGVWQALKHRFAENLTVSAWNAFIDDYYAQHCEMLHIMPGALDTIHSLHGLGYRQAAVSNSGRRVVDTNLDFLGINGVFEFSISLDDVSEAKPSPAPYLQALSQMGIAPSEGLAVEDSSSGARSAQAAGLTLVAYKNPGLPADVWIDELTELKSICRNIG; encoded by the coding sequence ATGAGTATTAAGGCGGTTTTTTGGGATATCGATGGTACCCTGGTCGATAGTGAACCTTTGCATTTGCAAGCCTTGCTGGCGGTTTGCAAGCGGTTCAATGTCGATATTTCAGACTTGCCCGATGAGACCTTCATAGGTGTCGATATCATTGGTGTGTGGCAAGCGCTCAAGCACCGATTCGCGGAAAATCTAACCGTGAGCGCATGGAATGCATTTATAGACGATTATTACGCGCAACACTGTGAAATGCTGCATATCATGCCGGGTGCGCTTGACACCATCCATAGCCTGCATGGGCTTGGTTACCGCCAAGCGGCCGTTTCCAACTCGGGACGCAGGGTGGTTGATACCAACCTTGATTTCCTTGGCATCAACGGAGTTTTCGAATTCAGCATCAGTCTTGATGATGTCAGCGAAGCCAAACCTTCACCTGCGCCCTATTTACAGGCTTTGAGTCAAATGGGCATCGCGCCATCTGAAGGCCTGGCCGTCGAGGACAGCTCTTCCGGCGCCAGAAGTGCACAGGCGGCCGGACTGACGCTGGTTGCGTATAAAAATCCCGGATTACCGGCAGATGTGTGGATCGACGAACTCACCGAATTGAAGAGCATCTGTCGCAACATCGGTTGA